The window AAAATCCAAAGCATCTTAGTTTTTACTTTATTCATTCTGATGAACGATCATGTGAGTTTATAAATGATATGTTGGTTGGTTTGTGATAATCAGCTGTTTATGATCCTTATAGTTCTGCTCTGTAGCAGGAAAATGTCATTTATGTTTCCCCAAACCTCCACACAGTAGTAGTATTGCAACGGACCGCTCATGTTCTACTGAGTTCTACTCATGTTCTGCTCTTACAGGGTTCTGTCTCATTGTATTTATTCCTTTTAttgaatttaatatttattatttcacctTCCAGAGTGAACTGACCACAGAGCAGTTTGACTTATTACCTCTGATGACTTTAAATTGAAACGATTTCTAACATGGAAGATATGAGAAGAAGTAAAAACAGTAGAAGCTTGTGTGTTCTGCAGGAAATAATCCAGATAGACAGAATATTATTCACAGCCGGATGAACgtacagaaacatacagaagaTCAACTGTGTCACCGCCAACACAAAGAGGATTAAAGAACATCTGCAGTCAGATTTATCGCAGTAAATCAGGTTTAACATGTCAGAGGCTGCAGATagtttgtgcattaaaatgctttttttaattttaggagAAATGAATCAATGATTTGAAAAGAACATTTGTATAAAGTTGAAGGCTTCATGTTTGATGATATTTCAGACCGAACACTGTGTGtgaaataaatactgtacatatatatgagCTGTTTGTGCAGGTTTATCAGTCAGTTTAGTTCAAGTTGTTGATACAAAGTTTTTCACTTCCTGTGATGCAGTAAAGATGAAGACcttgagatgtggttgaaagtcAGTAGTAATGTTCAGCGTGGACGGTTTTGTTTcatgaaactgaaataaattttGCACACAGAACGggcatgtatatgtgtgtgtgtgtgctgacaggTTGCTAGGTTACAGgtgtaaaaagtaaataaagcaGAGTTGTATCACTAAAGAGAAGTTCAATATTCTTTATTTCTAGTCTGAAGTTCTGTATTTGTCCTCATGTTTggatgaactgatctactaactagtattgtgtttgtatcaaagctgatatatctgatgaAAACccgtcagtgagccacatcgctgcactggtcacatgttccttcatcatgaagagtttggtcacgtcagtttgtttagaaacggatccaaagactaataactgTGATAAGATTGTCACATATCAGAACTTGTTGACTTTGTGCCACATTATAAATATCTCAAAGACCTTCAgtacaaagtccagaggttgtgatatgaagCTGTGAACAGAactgttcctgcacatgctcagtggcgtctgccctGCACACAACCGCTctacagagactgaaaacatgttaGATAAATACTTTAATTATCACAACGGGAAATTAAAATGCTACAGCAGCCACCTGACATAAATctaatcaaaatacaaaaacaaagaagcaaaaaaggcaaaagaaacaaatgcaattaaaggctaaattatatatattattagtctttggagccgtttctaaacaaactaacgtgaccaaactcttcatgatgaaggaacatgtgacccagtgcagcgatgtggctcactgacgtgtttttaatcagatatatcagctttgatacacacacaatacttgttagtagatcagttcattgttggtttggatccaaacatgaagacaaacgTAGAACATCAGcagaatgatcattttaacaacaCAACCCAACATCAGTGGCAGAGGACAACACCACAGATCTTTCACAGATGTAAACTTTATGCATAATGTTCTGTCTCATAAATCTGAACATTGAGAACACGTTCTGGCTGCAGACGTCAGTAACAGTGGTTCTAGTATGGAGCCATGTGGAACACCAGATCTCTCTTCTTCATGTCTGGAGGACTAAAGCTGTGTTCTCTGTCTGCAGGGTTCTCCACATCCTGAACCCTCGCCACGGGGGTCCGTCTCCCATCATGCCCGTCGACATGGCCGTGAGAATCTGCCTCGCCAGCTCGCCTCCTCTGCGCTCCTTCCTCAGTAACTATGACAACCGCTGTTCTTCCTCTGCAGCCGCTCTACTGCCGCGCTGCCAACCACTGCGACCGTGTCTGGCTTCCGGTCGCTGCAGCGACACCTTCGCTAGCAGCAGCATCACCACGGCAACGGCGGCCTCAACATCAGCGTCAGCGGAGAACAGCAGCCAGGCGTggctgaggaagaagaagaagaagagcgtGGTGTTTGCAGACTCTCAAGGTCTGGCGCTGACCGCCGTCCACGTCTTCAGCGAGTCGGAGGACGACCTGCTGAGCGAGCTGCAGTTCCACCTGACTGAGCTAGAGGACGCCACAGGCAGACTACACCTGGGAGACATCACAGGTGACTCCGCTGAAGAACAgcaaatattaattaatatataatattaatactccaagtattttctcaattaatcattttgtctataaaataacagtaaatagtgaaaagtGTCTGTTAGATCAATAGTCCAGAattcaaagatgttcagtttattatcacgtatgatgaagaaaaactgtgaatcttcacattttagaagttaccagcaaatatttgtcagttttacttagaaaatgactaaaacaattatttaattatcCAAATAGTTGCCTATTAACATATTGaacgactaatcgttgcagcttgATATTTATCCAGCGAAACATTATCTAGTTCCAGTTTCTCAACTgcaaacatttcctgtttttctttcttattcttgaagtaaactgaatatttttaggttttgaGGTGCAAGCTGATCTTCTGACATTTCACAGACTAAACAATTCtcagagaaaatattttactggatgAAGGAAacaatctttagttgcagcgcTAAACTTTATTCATGCAGAAATAACAAAGTGCTTCacgaggagaagagaggaaatcTAACATATAAGAACAGGAAGAATtcattaaaacctttaaaataaaagaacTGAACTCAAGAGAAAGTCAAAGAAAACAGCTGGTTTAAGATGTTTTGTAATTCATCACCTCTAGTTTTCAGACCCGAGGCTCCACCGAGAGGTCAGACAGCCAATCACTAATCAGCCAGCTGTCTGTTGACCCGCCCACCTGCTCTGATAGGTCGATGCTGGTCATCATCCAGAGTCAGACATGTTCTGAACGAGCTGCAACGTTCTGATTCATGAGGAAACAACTCAAGAAGCTGTCTGCTGTTAAATCTCTTTAAATGTATAATCTGATCTTGTTTTCTGGTTTGAGTTCTCCTGACCGTCTGTTTCTCCTCCAGACCCAGCTGATGGGGGGTTGGGCCTGGTCCTGGACTTCACCCAGCCGGCTGCAGACTACCTGGACCTGAGGAACCGGCTCAAAGCC is drawn from Thunnus thynnus chromosome 20, fThuThy2.1, whole genome shotgun sequence and contains these coding sequences:
- the LOC137172731 gene encoding protein phosphatase 1 regulatory subunit 3C-B-like; protein product: MNCRVLHILNPRHGGPSPIMPVDMAVRICLASSPPLRSFLSNYDNRCSSSAAALLPRCQPLRPCLASGRCSDTFASSSITTATAASTSASAENSSQAWLRKKKKKSVVFADSQGLALTAVHVFSESEDDLLSELQFHLTELEDATGRLHLGDITDPADGGLGLVLDFTQPAADYLDLRNRLKAQQVCLETCSVQDRLLSGTVQVRNICFEKSVSVRITFDSWRSFQDVPCHYLNNVYGCPDIDTFDFSVMVPEVLEPADRMEFCIQYQTRDRTFWDNNLGNNYRLAVTDPHGSPTRIPESTAGLQVQRDGGGEERQEREFDPLGSPRTSAGIFSEWQSWGRVETSAPYW